A window of the Lysinibacillus irui genome harbors these coding sequences:
- a CDS encoding LLM class flavin-dependent oxidoreductase gives MEKYRINQSQGLEFGLYSLGDHIPNPLTGHRISAQQRLKELVEASQLAEQAGIDVFGVGESHQAYFTTQAHTVVLGAIAQATSKIKLSSSATVLSVSDPVRVYEDFATIDLLSDGRAEIVAGRGSRVGAYHLLGVDLHDYEELFEEKLELLMKINDEELVTWEGQFRAPLHHAQILPQPKNGSLPIWRAVGGPPASAIKAGYMGIPMMLTTLGGPAVNFKPSVDAYREAAERQGYDPKELPVATTSLFYVADTTKEALQGMYPHLNGGFQAIRGGGYPKQQFAQATDTRDALMVGSKEEIIEKLLYQYELYGMQRFMAQIDFGGVPFDKIMKNIEIIGNDIIPAIKKYTVK, from the coding sequence ATGGAAAAATATCGTATTAATCAATCACAAGGACTAGAATTTGGATTATATTCTTTAGGTGACCATATTCCAAACCCATTAACAGGACACCGTATTTCTGCACAGCAGCGATTAAAAGAGCTAGTAGAGGCTAGTCAATTAGCAGAGCAAGCTGGTATTGATGTTTTCGGTGTTGGTGAAAGTCATCAAGCTTATTTCACAACACAAGCACATACAGTCGTGTTAGGTGCAATCGCGCAAGCAACATCAAAAATTAAGCTGTCTAGTTCTGCAACGGTATTAAGTGTTTCGGATCCTGTACGTGTCTATGAGGATTTTGCCACAATTGATTTATTATCGGATGGTCGTGCGGAAATTGTTGCGGGACGCGGTTCGCGAGTAGGGGCCTATCATTTGCTTGGTGTTGATTTACATGATTATGAAGAGCTTTTTGAGGAAAAATTAGAGCTACTTATGAAAATCAATGATGAAGAGCTTGTGACGTGGGAGGGCCAATTCCGTGCACCACTCCATCATGCACAAATATTACCGCAGCCAAAAAATGGCTCATTACCGATTTGGCGCGCTGTCGGTGGCCCTCCTGCAAGTGCTATCAAGGCGGGCTATATGGGAATCCCTATGATGCTCACAACATTAGGAGGACCAGCTGTTAATTTTAAACCATCTGTAGACGCCTATCGAGAAGCGGCAGAGCGACAAGGCTATGATCCAAAGGAATTGCCAGTTGCGACAACAAGCTTATTTTATGTAGCAGACACAACGAAAGAGGCTTTACAAGGTATGTATCCACATTTAAACGGTGGTTTCCAAGCCATTCGTGGTGGAGGGTATCCAAAACAACAATTTGCTCAAGCTACTGATACACGTGATGCCTTGATGGTCGGTAGTAAGGAAGAGATTATAGAGAAATTACTCTATCAGTATGAATTATATGGTATGCAACGTTTTATGGCACAAATTGATTTCGGTGGGGTACCGTTCGATAAAATCATGAAAAACATTGAAATAATCGGCAATGATATTATCCCTGCAATAAAAAAATATACAGTAAAATAA
- a CDS encoding LysR family transcriptional regulator: MEYKWVQSFIVAAQTCNFRTAAEQLHLSQPSITVHIQQLEEFLHVQLFKREKNRVQLTDAGKLFQLEAQQMMSQWEQSIERIRLASIGIQEKMIIAMTPLMVETILPHVIYQFSNDNPTLEIAILVEDSTKIEDLVNQDKADIGISLLPTRYRQWYQELLIDSPLELVIPLDAYDDETGTYIDYEELFQTYTLFTHHHPTIWGELLHKLREKYVVTKQVSISQSYVVKRFIKDGLGMSFLPRMIVRKEL; the protein is encoded by the coding sequence TTGGAATATAAGTGGGTCCAATCTTTTATTGTCGCAGCTCAAACTTGTAATTTTCGAACAGCAGCGGAGCAACTGCATTTATCACAGCCAAGCATTACCGTCCATATCCAGCAGTTAGAGGAATTTTTACATGTCCAATTGTTCAAGCGTGAAAAAAACCGTGTCCAATTAACGGACGCTGGAAAGCTGTTTCAACTGGAAGCACAGCAAATGATGAGCCAGTGGGAGCAAAGTATTGAACGTATCCGATTAGCAAGTATAGGTATTCAGGAGAAGATGATTATTGCGATGACCCCTTTAATGGTTGAAACTATATTGCCTCATGTCATCTATCAATTTAGCAATGACAATCCGACACTTGAAATAGCAATTTTAGTAGAGGATTCAACGAAAATAGAAGATTTAGTCAATCAGGATAAGGCCGATATTGGTATTTCGTTATTACCTACACGTTATCGACAATGGTATCAAGAATTACTTATCGATAGTCCACTCGAGTTAGTTATTCCACTTGATGCCTATGATGATGAAACAGGAACCTATATTGATTATGAGGAGCTATTTCAAACGTACACTTTGTTTACGCACCATCATCCAACCATTTGGGGAGAGTTATTACATAAATTAAGAGAAAAATATGTTGTAACGAAGCAAGTATCCATTTCTCAATCGTATGTGGTAAAACGCTTTATTAAAGATGGGTTAGGGATGTCATTTTTACCTCGTATGATTGTAAGAAAAGAACTTTGA
- a CDS encoding MarR family winged helix-turn-helix transcriptional regulator: MRNHTLGSLTWIRMMRFTTQSNQLSNEFLKRFDLTTAQFDVLIQIQTYAPITQSQLAKKVTVTQGGMSRMLARLEKEGLIERKQNWKTKTISLTAKGEHMIQAATPSQLHFQSSFFEEVLTDEELKSLYKVMTKLEKHSREKKLPPV; encoded by the coding sequence GTGAGAAATCATACATTAGGCTCATTAACATGGATTCGTATGATGCGCTTTACAACCCAAAGTAATCAGCTATCGAATGAATTTTTAAAACGTTTTGATTTAACAACAGCACAATTCGATGTTCTGATTCAAATTCAAACTTATGCACCTATTACACAATCTCAATTAGCAAAGAAAGTAACGGTTACTCAAGGGGGCATGTCTCGTATGCTTGCCCGACTTGAAAAAGAGGGACTAATTGAGCGTAAGCAAAATTGGAAGACTAAAACAATTTCATTGACGGCAAAAGGGGAGCACATGATTCAAGCTGCAACCCCCAGTCAGCTTCACTTCCAGTCCTCATTTTTTGAAGAAGTGTTAACAGATGAAGAACTAAAATCTTTATATAAAGTCATGACAAAGCTTGAAAAGCATAGTCGAGAAAAAAAATTGCCACCTGTGTAA
- the namA gene encoding NADPH dehydrogenase NamA has translation MSKLFEPYQLQSISLKNRVVMAPMCMYSAEDDGMVTPFHLVHYATRAAGQVGLIILEATGVVPEGRISNKDLGIWDDAHIEGLRQVVEGIKAYGAKAGIQLGHAGRKAAVDGEIFAPSAIAFSSDYKTPTEMTEDDIHYVVEAFKQAAVRAAKAGFDVLEIHGAHGYLISEFLSPASNKRQDQYGGSQENRYRILRQVIDAIRSVWEGPLLVRVSAEDYAEDGTTMEDFIVFSRWMKSQGVDLVDVSTGGVVHAAINVFPGYQVPHAEAIKHGADIPTGAVGLITSAIQAEEILQNNRADLIFLARVLLREPYWPLHAAKELGEEVQPPVQYARGW, from the coding sequence TTGAGTAAATTATTTGAACCCTATCAATTGCAATCAATCTCCTTAAAAAATCGTGTTGTCATGGCACCGATGTGCATGTACTCTGCTGAAGATGATGGCATGGTAACACCTTTTCATTTGGTCCATTATGCCACACGTGCAGCAGGTCAAGTTGGTTTAATTATTTTAGAAGCGACAGGTGTTGTTCCAGAAGGGCGCATCTCCAATAAAGATTTAGGAATTTGGGATGATGCACATATTGAAGGCTTGCGTCAAGTAGTGGAAGGAATAAAAGCTTATGGTGCAAAAGCAGGTATCCAGCTTGGCCACGCTGGGCGGAAGGCAGCAGTAGATGGTGAAATTTTTGCCCCTTCAGCCATTGCCTTTAGCTCAGATTATAAAACCCCGACGGAAATGACTGAAGATGACATTCACTATGTAGTAGAAGCATTTAAACAAGCAGCAGTTCGTGCCGCAAAAGCTGGCTTTGATGTGCTAGAAATTCATGGCGCACACGGCTATTTAATTAGCGAATTTTTATCACCTGCTTCCAATAAACGTCAAGATCAATACGGTGGTTCACAAGAAAATCGCTATCGTATCCTTCGTCAAGTTATCGATGCGATTCGCAGTGTTTGGGAGGGGCCTTTATTGGTGCGTGTCTCTGCAGAGGATTATGCGGAAGATGGCACGACAATGGAGGATTTCATCGTCTTTAGTCGCTGGATGAAATCCCAAGGTGTTGATTTAGTCGATGTCTCAACAGGTGGTGTTGTCCATGCAGCGATTAATGTCTTTCCTGGCTATCAGGTACCACATGCCGAGGCCATCAAGCACGGGGCTGACATCCCTACTGGCGCTGTTGGCCTGATAACAAGTGCCATTCAAGCTGAAGAAATTCTCCAAAACAATCGGGCAGATTTAATTTTCTTAGCACGTGTTTTACTACGGGAACCCTACTGGCCATTACATGCGGCTAAAGAATTAGGCGAAGAAGTTCAACCACCTGTACAATACGCTCGTGGTTGGTAA
- a CDS encoding NADPH-dependent FMN reductase, with amino-acid sequence MKIVALAGSIVGSKTRTATLKMVDLLQKKYPEHEVTLLDLADYQLVFSDGRNYFDYDGDTKYVTETIMAADAIVIGTPTFQASIPATLKNIFDLLPVNAFRDKVVSVIVTAGTSKHYLMVEQQLKPILAYMKAHIVPTYVFIEEKDFLRKEIVNDDVLFRLERLAEDTVMVTDAFADIRAKKDAEYDF; translated from the coding sequence ATGAAAATAGTCGCGCTTGCCGGTTCGATTGTCGGTTCCAAAACAAGAACAGCTACGCTTAAAATGGTTGATCTATTACAAAAAAAATACCCAGAGCATGAAGTCACGCTACTGGATCTCGCAGACTATCAGCTAGTATTTAGTGACGGTCGCAATTACTTTGACTATGATGGTGATACAAAATATGTCACAGAAACGATTATGGCTGCAGATGCTATTGTCATTGGGACACCAACCTTCCAAGCTTCTATACCCGCTACATTAAAAAATATCTTTGACCTGTTACCTGTCAATGCCTTTCGCGATAAAGTGGTTAGTGTCATTGTGACTGCGGGGACGTCAAAGCACTATTTAATGGTGGAGCAACAACTAAAGCCAATCCTTGCCTATATGAAAGCACATATAGTTCCGACTTATGTATTTATAGAAGAAAAGGATTTTTTACGCAAAGAAATTGTCAATGATGATGTCCTTTTCCGTCTAGAACGATTGGCAGAGGATACAGTTATGGTTACGGATGCTTTTGCAGATATTCGGGCAAAAAAAGATGCAGAATATGATTTTTAA
- the proC gene encoding pyrroline-5-carboxylate reductase, translating into MKKILFIGAGSMAEALIQGWIKEKVFTPQEIYVTNRSDKERLQFLQETYGVHCLFDQAIYKEADLIILAMKPKDAIAAMCDLQSKITEQSAILSILAGIAITTITEYLGNRPVARVMPNTSATIGMSASGIAFNNEVSSGQRIMFLQLLEAVGSVIEVDEDQLHAVTALSGSGPAYIYYLMEAFERVGTKVGLSKDTVRLLMTQTLAGTAEMLKQSVDEPDVLRKKVTSPGGTTEAGIQALEQYQFNEAIEACIKEAEARSRSLANG; encoded by the coding sequence ATGAAAAAAATTTTATTTATTGGTGCAGGATCAATGGCAGAGGCATTGATACAGGGCTGGATTAAGGAAAAGGTCTTTACCCCACAGGAAATTTACGTCACCAATCGCTCTGACAAAGAACGCTTACAATTTCTACAAGAAACATATGGCGTTCATTGTCTGTTTGATCAGGCGATTTACAAGGAGGCGGATCTTATTATTTTAGCGATGAAGCCAAAAGATGCTATTGCTGCGATGTGTGACCTTCAATCTAAGATTACGGAGCAATCTGCTATCCTGTCGATTCTAGCGGGAATTGCCATTACTACCATTACAGAATATTTAGGGAATCGTCCTGTAGCAAGAGTGATGCCTAACACGTCTGCCACAATTGGTATGTCAGCAAGTGGCATTGCATTTAATAACGAGGTGTCTTCAGGTCAGCGTATCATGTTCCTCCAATTATTAGAGGCTGTCGGCTCTGTTATTGAAGTTGATGAGGATCAATTACACGCTGTAACAGCTCTTTCAGGCAGTGGTCCTGCATACATTTATTATTTAATGGAAGCCTTTGAACGAGTAGGTACGAAGGTGGGGTTATCCAAAGATACTGTGCGTCTTTTAATGACCCAAACATTAGCAGGTACGGCCGAAATGCTTAAGCAATCAGTAGATGAACCAGATGTTTTACGCAAAAAGGTTACAAGTCCAGGCGGCACGACGGAGGCAGGTATTCAAGCTTTAGAGCAATATCAATTTAATGAAGCCATCGAAGCATGCATTAAAGAAGCAGAGGCTCGATCTCGTTCACTTGCAAATGGTTAA
- a CDS encoding DUF2332 domain-containing protein: MIPQGQPAPNLLLAAVHYLLATSDEPLSHYYASLTPSPLPIQEVFPAFKAFVLSHTNELKTLLQERLVQTNEIRRCSYLYPMMTEIYDKHQQPLAFIEIGASAGLQLGMDHYNYCYNQQLAITNTENDIMLISENRGEPLPASLSKPPVVCQRIGIDLNPIDLRDTKECQWLQALIWPEHHERRTLVNQALPIMNEIDIQLVKGDAIQLIKKLSRTVEQEAMLVVYHTHVANQIPLELRNSLLEQLKEISMERPLYHCYNNFFDGQLHQDFMNQGTIESIRTMESPDGHARWFQWSNS, from the coding sequence TTGATCCCACAGGGTCAGCCTGCGCCCAATTTATTGTTGGCAGCAGTTCATTATTTGTTAGCAACATCTGATGAGCCATTATCTCATTATTATGCATCTTTAACACCCTCTCCTCTCCCAATACAGGAGGTGTTCCCTGCTTTTAAAGCATTTGTACTGTCCCATACAAATGAATTAAAGACATTGTTACAAGAAAGGCTTGTCCAAACAAATGAAATTCGACGTTGTTCCTATCTCTACCCAATGATGACTGAAATTTATGACAAGCATCAACAACCGCTAGCTTTCATTGAAATTGGAGCAAGTGCAGGGTTGCAGCTTGGCATGGATCACTACAATTATTGCTATAACCAACAATTAGCCATTACCAATACTGAAAATGATATCATGTTGATTTCAGAAAATCGTGGTGAACCATTGCCTGCCTCTCTGTCAAAGCCTCCTGTTGTTTGTCAACGAATAGGTATCGATTTAAATCCGATAGATTTGCGGGATACGAAAGAATGCCAATGGCTTCAGGCTTTGATTTGGCCTGAACACCATGAGCGCAGAACATTAGTCAATCAAGCTCTCCCAATCATGAATGAAATAGATATTCAGTTGGTTAAAGGAGATGCTATTCAATTGATTAAAAAGCTCAGTCGGACAGTTGAGCAAGAAGCTATGTTGGTGGTGTATCATACACATGTTGCCAATCAAATACCACTCGAATTACGAAATTCTTTACTAGAACAATTAAAAGAGATTAGCATGGAACGACCGCTCTACCATTGCTATAACAATTTTTTTGATGGACAGCTACATCAGGATTTTATGAATCAAGGCACAATCGAGTCCATTCGTACAATGGAAAGTCCAGACGGTCATGCACGATGGTTTCAATGGTCAAATAGCTAG
- a CDS encoding DUF1450 domain-containing protein — MVFSLFKKKKEAQPQPFKNRVEFCITNLSLGAADAYDILMERDDIDIEESGCTSHCEICEQGIFAIVNGEVVTADDAETLVQAIDEELKQNPLF; from the coding sequence ATGGTATTTTCTCTTTTTAAAAAAAAGAAAGAAGCACAGCCACAGCCATTTAAAAATAGAGTTGAGTTTTGTATCACTAATTTGTCACTGGGTGCAGCAGATGCGTATGACATATTAATGGAACGTGATGATATAGATATCGAGGAGTCGGGTTGCACATCCCATTGTGAAATTTGCGAGCAAGGTATTTTTGCAATAGTAAATGGAGAAGTTGTGACAGCAGATGACGCGGAGACATTGGTACAGGCTATTGATGAAGAATTAAAACAAAATCCACTTTTCTAA
- the cdaS gene encoding sporulation-specific diadenylate cyclase CdaS yields MNPINCDFSPMKETLKDELLQVILSLQQSVEEMDTNTNCLLSNFEKIKERFMTIEMKAATFYLNCYLSPFTEKYPELSHSVQNMSLRRHGGLIVIQRQDALEAFIQPGIHIGADLTHSLLESIFFPGNPLHDGAVLVNRNQIESAANVLPLSERYTGEKKLGTRHRAALGLSEMSDALVMVVSEETGKISFAFQGNLYPISTPGII; encoded by the coding sequence GTGAATCCAATCAATTGTGATTTTTCACCGATGAAAGAAACATTAAAGGATGAGCTTCTCCAAGTAATTTTGTCCTTGCAGCAAAGTGTTGAAGAAATGGATACAAATACGAATTGTCTTCTCAGCAATTTTGAAAAAATTAAAGAGAGATTTATGACAATTGAAATGAAGGCGGCTACGTTTTATTTAAATTGTTATCTTTCCCCGTTTACAGAAAAGTATCCGGAATTGTCGCATAGTGTGCAAAATATGTCATTGAGAAGGCATGGTGGTTTAATTGTAATTCAGCGACAAGATGCTTTAGAGGCTTTCATTCAGCCTGGTATTCATATCGGTGCAGATTTAACTCATTCCTTATTAGAATCTATTTTCTTCCCGGGCAATCCGTTACATGATGGGGCAGTGTTAGTCAATCGTAATCAGATAGAGTCAGCAGCCAACGTACTGCCACTGTCAGAGCGTTACACGGGTGAAAAAAAATTAGGAACAAGACATCGAGCTGCGCTAGGATTAAGTGAGATGAGTGATGCTCTTGTAATGGTTGTTTCCGAAGAAACAGGCAAAATCTCCTTCGCCTTTCAAGGCAATCTATATCCCATTTCAACACCTGGCATCATATAG
- a CDS encoding ring-cleaving dioxygenase, whose translation MHKLNGHHHISMLTKNGKQNNHFYTKILGLRRVKKTVNQDSPSMYHLFYGDLTGAPGTELTFFEMPVAGRTVRGTNAITRIGLLVPSFESLLYWQERFQELGVEHSGLTSYAGKDALFFEDHEGLRMVLLNHQGKEAPAQWQTWDGTDIPEEHRILGMGTIEITVRYLQRTVNLLKDLFHYSVVEDDDKEAILQSSEGEVHGEIVVKELEGPSEKPGKGSIHHLALRVSTVEELRQWEDKIKERGLESSGVVDRYYFHSLYFRDRNGILFEIATDGPGFTVDSAIEDLGKELDLPPFLEQKRADIEAILEPLD comes from the coding sequence ATGCACAAATTAAACGGACACCATCATATTTCGATGCTGACGAAAAATGGCAAACAAAATAATCATTTTTACACTAAAATTCTAGGGCTACGCCGTGTGAAAAAAACAGTAAATCAAGACTCACCATCTATGTATCACTTATTTTATGGTGACTTAACAGGAGCACCTGGTACTGAATTGACATTTTTCGAAATGCCGGTTGCGGGACGTACAGTGAGAGGGACGAATGCCATTACACGTATTGGCTTACTCGTACCAAGCTTTGAAAGCTTACTTTATTGGCAGGAGCGTTTTCAAGAGCTAGGAGTTGAACATAGTGGCCTCACATCGTATGCAGGTAAAGATGCGTTATTTTTTGAAGACCACGAAGGATTACGGATGGTGCTGTTAAACCATCAGGGGAAGGAAGCGCCTGCTCAATGGCAAACATGGGATGGCACAGATATACCAGAAGAACATCGCATTTTAGGGATGGGTACAATTGAAATCACTGTACGTTATTTACAACGAACAGTAAATTTACTAAAAGATTTATTTCACTATTCAGTGGTTGAAGATGATGACAAAGAAGCCATTCTGCAATCAAGTGAAGGGGAAGTGCATGGAGAAATTGTCGTCAAGGAATTAGAAGGGCCAAGCGAGAAACCTGGTAAGGGCAGTATCCATCACCTTGCATTACGTGTCTCAACCGTTGAAGAGTTACGGCAATGGGAAGATAAAATTAAGGAGCGAGGATTGGAGAGTTCAGGTGTCGTTGATCGTTATTATTTCCACAGTCTTTATTTTAGAGATCGTAACGGTATTTTATTTGAAATAGCAACAGATGGCCCAGGGTTTACAGTGGATTCCGCCATCGAGGACCTAGGAAAAGAGCTCGATCTTCCACCGTTTTTAGAACAGAAACGTGCGGATATTGAAGCGATTTTAGAACCACTTGATTAA